GACTGTGGTTACCAACTGAAACGTGTTACAGAttgcaggtgtttttttatttatttatttatttatttatttatttgtgaaatttcAGCGAGCAATCCACAACAAATCAGAATTTATGTTCTTGATATgacaaagaaacaatattggtaAAACAACGGTTTGATAAGCCCTGGGATCCGCTTTCAAAACTAAAAACTGTGAGCCTGATTGTTCCTCAGTCCGTTAATGATAAGCATCTGTCAGTTTATACATGAAACATCGTCACGGGAAAGTGATGCCAGGGTCAGGATTTTTCCGGGTCCCGGGACGTTGGCCGTTGAGAAAACAGCGTTGAATGTGTCAGAGCGAGACAAGCTCTCAGTGTAAGTAATAAGGCCTATTGATAGACTGTGTCAGCGCAAGCTGAACTGTACAATCACGGCACACTCGAATAATTAAACATGTaagaaatgacaataaaatagCGAGATGAGaagattaaaaaatagtttaagttattttgtttatgtcGGATAATGTCTTGAATGATCCAGGCACAGCGTTTGGCTTAATTCTCGGGGCTCTTAATAGGATATAATATCAGAGATTGGGCTACTGGAGTGTAGATTACCCCCACAGCAGCGCAGACGGTGAAAGTGTAGCAAAAGGGGCTCCTCAGATTTTTGCGAAATGCTCTCTTTAGGTCTcacaggtgagaaaaaaaatccgaAAATGTGAGACTTCCCACTATTGATCCCTTGCAGTTACAAGAAAACCTGCTGCTTCCACAATTAGGCTACAGATAGTGACCAGAGAAGATCCGGGCACATCGAGTTCGTTGCTGGAACATTGCTATCCCGTGTTACGCAATACCTCATGTTTTATATAAGGGTTGCTTAGTGTTGGGACTACAGGTGGCGGAGAATCGAACGATCTTGTACGCGGCAAGCCTTGTGAATTTATAGCCATATTCCAAATTTTCTACCTGAAGAGTTACATTAAAGTAACGCCCGGTGTGCCTGTCCTCGCCGAATGCATTGCATGCGCGAGATAACGCGCCTGTCAGGCCAGCACCGCGCTCCTGCTTGCGTGACGGACGTTCGTGCTGTTGGGGGAATTAATTACGCCctaatctgttttattttcaaaggaaggaaaacaaagaaacaaacaaaagagaatCTGTGATACTTAAAGTACAATGAAAATCTACTGGAATTAGGTCTTTTCAGTATACATTTCTGgacaaataattgtatttacagTAGGAGGGATAACAGTCCTCTCCAGACAGCATTTTCAAACGGCAAAACGGTAACTGTCATTTAAGAGGAGCCTGCATATTTATGTGTGCTACTGTGTATTATCCCCGTGTTTATCTTTAAAGGCCCACACAGTGTATCCCCTTGGTGCCATTGCTGTTAATGTCACGTAAGTGCTCAAAGAGGAAAAGGTTGTGCTTGCTCAGTAAATATGGATTCTGGGAGCCAAGGTTGGAGACAAATGTATCTTTGTGATCCTGTCAACAGATGTGaaacccttaaaaacattctgtAACAATTAAGCATTTTAGTGTCCATTTGTTTTAAGAGTCCTCTGATTTAGGGATAGAATGAGGGTTTATTAACGTCACTGCCATGGACAAGATCACTGTGGAGGAGACCCGGGCTAGATTCAACCAACACttgtccttatttttttttttttattacaatccAGGCGTCATCATTTCTTTCCACACAAACAGTTTGGTGAGCTGTGTCTTGTTGATCACTGGACTTTCCAAACTGTGTGTTGGgaagcagaaacaaacaaaaaaaaaaaaaagatgcatttaaTGGTGCGCTGAAGTAATTTGTGTTTTGCGCATGTCTGCACGTCTGCGGCCTAACacttctgttctctgtgctgatTTGCAGCGACCTCCTCCGCACCGCCTGTCCACGCCTCGCCgtctgagccccgcccccccgtgaTGTTGGCCGTGCACCACTCCAATgcctcaggccccgcccccctcgccccctcctccAATCAGAGCCAGGGAGCCGCGGGGGGCGTGGCGGCGGTGGCCTGGACGGCGGACAACCGCACGGCGACGAGCAGGTCCGCCCCTGGCAACCCCGCGGCGGCCGGGCTCTCCATGACGCTGGGCATCCTGTCCAACATCGTGGCACTGGCCATCCTGGCCAAGGCCTACGCCCGCCAGCGCCGCCGCTCCAAGGCCACCTTCCTCATCTTCGCCAGCTCCCTGGTGGCCACCGACTTCGCCGGGCACGTCATCCCCGGCGCCCTGGTCCTGAGGCTGTACGTGGCGGCGGCgacgggttcgggttcgggggcgggggcggagcctggctccgggaccccgccccccgccgctcAGGACTCCACGGACGCCACGTGCCAGTTCCTGGGCGGGTGCATGGTGTTCTTCGGCCTGTGCCCGCTCTTCCTGGGCTGCGCCATGGCGGCGGAGCGCTGCCTGGGCGTGACGCGCCCGCTGCTCCACGCCTCGCTGGTCACCACCGCCCGCGCCAAGCTGGCGCTCTCGCTCATCATGCTGGCGGCGCTGTCCGTGGCGCTGCTGCCCTACTTCAGCCTGGGCGCCTACACCTACCAGTTCCCGCGCACGTGGTGCTTCATCCGGGTGCTGGGCCGCACGGGGCCCGAGGACGTGGCCTTCGTCCTGCTCTTCTCCGGCCTGGGCCTGGCCTCCCTGGCCGTGGCGCTGGTCTGCAACACGGTGAGCGGCCTGGCGCTGGTGCTGGCCCGGCTGCGCCGCAGGACCTGCGGCCGACGACGCTCCGCCAAGTCCCACGACATCGAGATGGTGGTGCAGCTGGTGGGCATCATGGTCACCTCCTGCATCTGCTggagccccctgctggtgagtcGCGGTCACGCGAGATTCTGTGGCAGGCGCGTACAGCTTCCGTCCTGGAGAagtgcagggtctgctgggtaATGTTGTTACTCGGCAGCTGAATGATCCGTTAAATTGGTTGATTATGCAGTTAGCTCACCTCTGCTGGTTTCTTCGGTGTGAAATTTTCTGTAGATTTTTGGGTGGAAACAAAGAAACTAGCAGACCCCGcagctccccaggaccagggcttACGACCCGGTTCTAAAgactcaccagatactcagTTTATGCATTCTCTCCGTCCTGTCCTCTTGGTTCTTGAAGTACGGGAGGCTTCTGATGCTGTTTCACAGTATAGCATGTCCCTGCCTGAGAGTGATTGTACGAGGTCACTGTGCTGTTTAATGTATTTACAAAAGGCGGATCAGATCGGATTGCTTCGGCTTCGCTGGCACGCGGACAGAGCTCTCAGTGTTCGGAACGTCCCGTCGCCGTCCTCGCCCGTTCTCTCGGCGACGTCACCGCCTCTACCTCAATTACCTCCGCCGGGGGACCGGCGCAGCGTCGCTATCTGTTTACAACGACCGGCTTGCTTCCTGTTGCAATCTGGGTAAAAGCGCCCCGCTCGAGGGTGTATCAGATAGTGTCCCGCTGTTACGAATGGAAATACCCTTCAGTGTTGCAATAACAGAGAGGGCGGAACGGTTCGTAACATTAAACCACCACAACCGATCTACACAAGAACGCAACCAACGCGCAGATgtttaaagagagaaaatgactatttattatatacaaCTTAATGATTTCCTATAAACTAAAAGTGTCAACCTAGCTAAAATGTCCGTGACACAAAGGCTATTTAATTGAGCCTTAGCAGTAGCAGACGAAAAGATGGCTCTCTTGTGATGACGGCGTCCAGCTGTTGTATAGGCCCGCATCTTCTTCTAACCGTTGCTCCGCAGCGGTCGCCGGCGTCCTTAGCTACGGCCGCATCTGGTCCGGTCTCCGAGCGACGACACCGGCATCCTCGTCACCGCGCATCCTCCTAGTCAGGTCACCCGGCAACAGGATACATGTTTATCACCACCTGTATAGGGGAACACAAACAACCAGCAATGCCcagccaaaaacacagaaaagtaacatcccttaataataataatgttctaaATAATACACTGGGATGTAACACCCGCCGAGACCTTAAGCCTGCAGTCCCTTGACACGCGTCGGTTTCCCCTTTCCCGGTCTGAAAAAGCAGCGCAAGGCGCTGGGTGCGATGCTCGTTTAGCACAACGGCTAATGTTCACATTTACGCGTTTAaatgagagagagcgcgagatgCGCTGTCTCAGGGTAGCGCTAGCTTGGGGCAGTAGCGAGACGACCGCGGTGCTTCGAGGGTCATAATTCACCTCAGTTGCTGTGAGAATGTTTTGATACGCACGGGACCACCCGATGAACAGATTTTCGAACATGAAGGGGGAAAGAGTGCGTTGTTCGGCCAACCAAAATACATCGGGAATTTTTGGCTTCAGGTCACCGAGGATTTccactctttttttctccccgcgTGCCAGGGTTAATGGCTTTTAAATGTCGCTTTTAAAAGTCACATTTTCCCATATGTTCTCTGTTATAGACGCTGTCTGTGTCATAGCTTGACCTTGAAGTTTTACGGCGCACTTGGGAGAAAGGCTGAATTCCTGCCAGTCGGCGCTTGCCAGCGCGCTGGGTCTGAACCCTGTTTATGCCCAGGCTGGCATCAGGCTCCCGGTTATCTCCATATCCTGCGGCTGTTTGCAGAAGGAGGGGAAATGTCCTTTCGCTGTCCGTACTGAAGAGTGTAAAACCTAACATGGCCGGTTGATAATAGACCTCATAATGTCTTTCACACCGAGGGGTGCTGTTAGGCACATACCTTAAAAGCAGGTCAGATCGGCAGGGAGGTGCTTGGCCATGAAGAGACttataaactaaaataatttttaaaaaataaatcttaaaacGAATAGACAGCCAATGAAGGGCTTTTAAAACGGGGGTTATGAATGGCATTGTTAGTTTAGCTCTAAAGAAAATGTTCTTTGTTACCAAATAGTAAATATGTTGACCAACTGGGGAATTAACATGGGTTTTGGTACTTTTATAACATGAGAGGTTTTGTTGATGtataaagatatttaaaaacatgtgcAATTCTCAACATTTAATCTCAATAAATTGTAAGGACTTGAATGATGGAGGTAGAGGAAATTTACGGTGTCAATTAATTGTTAGAACGTGCATAGGCGTTTACCGTTGAAgtattttccatattttaaaacagtttatttggCTTAAGAATACCATTATAATAGTGAACAGACTTGCAATAAGCACGGCCTTAACAGGGACCTGCTCTATGCTGTCACCTTCGCTTCTCCTCACCACTGAACTAACAGCATGAATCACAATCTAACAATCTAAGGATGTGAGACATACTGTAGCATTACTACATGCAAATGGAATGAGATTAGCTGTTGATTCCCGTTATTCCTGCAGGAATTCCCTTAATCTGTTTCATCAAAAACTGCGGCGGAGGAAAAGTTATTTATGTAGGCCTCCtacaatatgtaaataaaaaaaggaatctgTAGTTCATCcagtttttgtattgtatttatatataatttgcagctttttcatatttcactgaCAGTTCCTAAATAACAGAGAAATAAATCATTGGAAAGAAAGCTGTTTGGATGCACGGCATGTGTACTAAGTCGATGATTTATTAAAAGCAGATTTACAGACAAATACGGTACGGAGTTAAGCCACAGCCAACCACAGCCAACGGCTACCTCAGTTTTCATGAATTTGGAATTCGGAATGCTTTGTTGTTAACCCATTTGGAGATGATCCTGATGGAGTTCTGTGATTGGGAAGAGTGATCCAGGGTGACTTGTCatgattatttacattttatgcacTTGCAAAACTGCATGAAACATGCCGTATGAATGAAGAggattcatttgtttgtttgtttgtttgtttgttttgtctggtgTGTGGTCTACAGACCTTTGGCCTGATGTCGGTGATGCAGTCCTACAGAGGCTCACTGGGGGATGACCTGCCCACCTACGAGAAGCTGATGGTGATGGGTGTGCGCTTGGCCTCTTGGAACCAGATCCTGGACCCGTGGGTGTACATCCTCCTGCGCCGGGCCGTCCTGAGGAAGATCTACCTCATCACCAAGCGCCAGACGGCCCTGACGGGGAGCACCTTCCGCCGGTGGGAGGTCGGCTCCTTCCAGAGCTCGGAGAAGAACGCCGTCAACCGGTTATGAGGTCACACACTCTGCCTGACCTTGGCCTGACCTTGGCCTGTCTCCGGCCTTACCCTGGCATGACCCTGGCCTTGCCCTGGCCTGACCTTGGCCTGACCTTGGCATGACCCTGGCCTGACCCCGGGTTACTCAGAAGagtggaggacagagagggagggccgGAATTTTGTTTGGCCTTCCAGAGACATCAGTGTCCTCCGTAGCCAGGCAGTTTTCCGACTCCGCCCAGCCGCCATCGCCCTGGAAATCAGGAGGGGTCCGTTCCAGAAATGGCGGAATGATTCCTCTTTCACAAACAGGCTGGGATCTGTAAAGTTATCGCCTTGACTCTGACTGCCCTGCCATCCTTCCACCCGCTGATGCTTTTGGATCCCGAATTCCCCATTTCTTGCGAACCCAAGTGTTTTCTGCCGTTAGGAAATGGTTTGTACGGTGGAATTTTGCTGACCAGTCGAGGGGAAGTGGCTCAAGTTTGGGGGTCAGTGAGGGGGTCCCAATCAGTCCCCTTCAGATGAACAAGTTCCCCCATCTTTCTCAGACGAAAAGAAGAGCCAGTATAATAAATAACTGACCACAGGTCACAGAAATGAAGTGTGGCAGCCCTTTGGAATCTGCCAGCGTTAGTCATATGGGGTATTATTGCGTCTGGCAAATTCTACCAGGATTGTGTGTTGCATCCATGGACTTCATCCCTTGAACCAACATGAATCGAACAACCTCGACAGACTCTACGGCAGTTTgtttacccttttttttttttatgagccTGTGCTTCAGTGTTAAAATGTCatggatttatttttgcttgtaaagcttgtaaaataatgtattctaaaccatgttctgtttgtttgtttttttgttattcatccCGTAACCTTCGCTAAAGCAGAAGGAATGAAAGGACTGTGCCTGTACCCATTTTTCCTGTGTGGACACAGGACTTACTGTGTTGTGTAAAGTAcgatgtgtgtatttattttctatgttttctcttttttccccaattatCTGGGGACATGAAATGAAGCTAAGCGATGTTAAAATACGTTGAATGTAGCCGCctcaaaatgtaaaaacgtTTGTCATTGgcttttctcccctcttccATTGAAATTCTCTGAAATGAAAAGACAGACTAGGTTTCCTTTTGCATGCTTTCAGTTGCAGCAAACCTCAACCGTGGAAAGAGCGCAGGGGCCAAGTATCACACTGTAAGTAGCTAGGATGTGGCAAATAGATCAGAACCTCGGGAAATAGCTTCTGATGAGAGGAAACGTGGCCAGAAAGGTACTATAATACCATGTGTTGTTTGCATAACTAGAACTCTGCGTCTACTTTAATTTTAACCATGGGAACGAAAGGACCTGCCAAGCATGCTGACTTTCTGTCAATACCAGCTTGTAATGGTGCGGTAATTACTGTAAATGGTTGGGGTAAATTAACCACAGTTCGGTTCCCTTTCCAAGGTACTGTGCCCAGTGTGCACCATAGTACTGAACACAGTATTGTCAAGCACAGAGCTGGCCTGTACAAAATCCATTAGGAACAGACTCCCCACagaacagacctgggtcaaatacatatttgtt
This genomic window from Anguilla rostrata isolate EN2019 chromosome 17, ASM1855537v3, whole genome shotgun sequence contains:
- the ptger1b gene encoding prostaglandin E receptor 1b (subtype EP1), producing the protein MLAVHHSNASGPAPLAPSSNQSQGAAGGVAAVAWTADNRTATSRSAPGNPAAAGLSMTLGILSNIVALAILAKAYARQRRRSKATFLIFASSLVATDFAGHVIPGALVLRLYVAAATGSGSGAGAEPGSGTPPPAAQDSTDATCQFLGGCMVFFGLCPLFLGCAMAAERCLGVTRPLLHASLVTTARAKLALSLIMLAALSVALLPYFSLGAYTYQFPRTWCFIRVLGRTGPEDVAFVLLFSGLGLASLAVALVCNTVSGLALVLARLRRRTCGRRRSAKSHDIEMVVQLVGIMVTSCICWSPLLTFGLMSVMQSYRGSLGDDLPTYEKLMVMGVRLASWNQILDPWVYILLRRAVLRKIYLITKRQTALTGSTFRRWEVGSFQSSEKNAVNRL